In Phacochoerus africanus isolate WHEZ1 chromosome 2, ROS_Pafr_v1, whole genome shotgun sequence, one DNA window encodes the following:
- the TIMM9 gene encoding mitochondrial import inner membrane translocase subunit Tim9, with translation MATQIPESDQIKQFKEFLGTYNKLTETCFLDCVKDFTTREVKPEENTCSEHCLQKYLKMTQRISMRFQEYHIQQNEALAAKAGLLGQPR, from the exons ATGGCTACACAAATACCAGAATCTGATCAGATAAAACAG TTTAAGGAATTTCTTGGAACCTACAATAAACTTACAGAAACCTGCTTTTTGGACTGTGTTAAAGACTTCACAACAAGAGAAGTAAAACCTGAAGAG AACACCTGTTCAGAACATTGcttacagaaatatttaaaaatgactcaGCGAATATCCATGAGATTTCAGGAATATCATATTCAGCAAAATGAAGCCCTGGCTGCCAAAGCAGGACTCCTTGGTCAACCACGATAA